Proteins from a single region of Parasedimentitalea psychrophila:
- a CDS encoding sarcosine oxidase subunit gamma codes for MSDPVSALNGAAFSGIATVEEAGLAGMITLRGDLGSKTLGAAIKAVTGVDVPAANRVALSDEGGAAWMSPDELLLMVPYTEVEGKLAALTEALTGEHALAVNVSDARAVFRLSGEGARETLAKVCPVDLSAEAFVAGQFRRTRMAQVAAAFWLDEGGVFTIVCFRSVGDYVFKLLSNAAHPHSKVGVY; via the coding sequence ATGTCTGATCCTGTAAGCGCACTGAACGGCGCTGCGTTCAGCGGTATCGCCACTGTTGAAGAAGCTGGCCTGGCGGGGATGATTACCCTCCGCGGAGATCTGGGCTCTAAAACACTGGGCGCTGCGATCAAGGCCGTCACCGGCGTTGATGTCCCTGCTGCCAACAGGGTTGCCCTGTCCGATGAGGGCGGTGCGGCCTGGATGTCGCCGGATGAACTGCTGCTGATGGTGCCCTACACCGAAGTGGAAGGGAAACTGGCGGCGCTGACCGAGGCGTTGACGGGCGAACATGCTCTGGCGGTCAACGTCTCTGACGCTCGCGCCGTGTTCCGCCTGTCCGGTGAGGGCGCGCGGGAGACACTGGCTAAGGTTTGCCCGGTGGATCTGTCAGCCGAGGCTTTTGTGGCGGGTCAGTTCCGTCGCACCCGGATGGCCCAGGTCGCCGCTGCATTCTGGCTGGATGAGGGCGGCGTGTTCACTATCGTGTGCTTCCGCTCTGTGGGGGATTATGTGTTCAAACTGTTGAGCAACGCCGCGCATCCTCACTCAAAAGTCGGTGTTTACTAA